A single Triticum dicoccoides isolate Atlit2015 ecotype Zavitan chromosome 2A, WEW_v2.0, whole genome shotgun sequence DNA region contains:
- the LOC119354107 gene encoding probable protein phosphatase 2C 64, which yields MGNCAARGDTAVTAAGEDGKRRRRRWKAPREDQLGTVPGRIFSNDGRSRTASVFTQQGRKGINQDAMLIWDGFGGEEDGVLCGVFDGHGPHGHLVARRVRDSLPLRLMSAARASPKTGLDMPAAAWRKAFARAYKAMDKDLRSHPALDSFCSGSTAVTVLKLGTDLYMANIGDSRAVLGSRDAAAGGMAAVQLTVDLKPDVPSEAERIKKCRGRVFALQDEPEVPRVWLPFDDAPGLAMARAFGDFCLKDYGVISVPDFFHWPLTDKDQFVILASDGVWDVLSNQEAVDIVSSSPSRSKAARTLVEAANREWKTKYPTSRTDDCAVVCLYLDGKMDHERDSTASMDNISIEDDSVADPNEAQEQQEPALTRNFTVRTVPGSAQEKALAGADAKVSGGADDHNWSGLDGVTRVNSLVQLPRFSEEKAVS from the exons ATGGGGAACTGCGCGGCGAGGGGGGACACGGCGGTCACGGCGGCCGGCGAGGACGggaagaggcggcggaggaggtggaAGGCGCCGCGGGAGGACCAGCTGGGGACGGTCCCCGGCCGGATCTTCTCCAACGACGGCCGCAGCCGCACCGCCTCCGTCTTCACGCAGCAGGGCCGCAAGGGGATCAACCAGGACGCCATGCTCATCTGGGAT GGGTTCGGCGGGGAGGAGGACGGCGTGTTGTGCGGGGTGTTCGACGGCCACGGGCCGCACGGCCACCTGGTGGCGCGCAGGGTGCGGGACTCGCTGCCGCTCAGGCTCATGTCCGCCGCGCGCGCCTCGCCCAAGACCGGGCTCGACATGCCGGCCGCCGCCTGGAGGAAGGCCTTCGCGCGCGCCTACAAGGCCATGGACAAGGACCTCCGCTCCCACCCCGCCCTCGACAGCTTCTGCAGCGGCAGCACCGCCGTCACCGTCCTCAAGCTC GGCACGGACCTTTACATGGCCAACATCGGGGACTCGCGCGCCGTCCTAGGCTCCAGagacgccgccgccggcggcatgGCGGCCGTGCAGCTCACCGTTGACCTCAAGCCCGACGTCCCCA GCGAGGCGGAGCGGATCAAGAAGTGCAGGGGCAGGGTGTTCGCGCTGCAGGACGAGCCGGAGGTGCCGAGGGTGTGGCTTCCGTTCGACGACGCGCCGGGCCTGGCCATGGCGCGGGCGTTCGGGGACTTCtgcctcaaggactacggcgtcatctCGGTGCCGGACTTCTTCCACTGGCCTCTCACGGACAAGGACCAGTTCGTCATCCTCGCATCCGACGGG GTCTGGGATGTCCTAAGCAACCAAGAGGCTGTCGACATAGTGTCCTCGTCCCCAAGTCGGTCAAAGGCGGCAAGGACTCTTGTCGAGGCAGCTAACCGTGAATGGAAAACCAAGTACCCAACATCCCGGACCGACGACTGCGCGGTCGTTTGCTTATATTTGGATGGCAAAATGGACCATGAGCGTGATTCGACCGCGTCCATGGATAACATCAGCATCGAGGATGATTCAGTCGCAGACCCTAACGAAGCGCAGGAGCAACAGGAGCCCGCCTTAACTCGCAATTTCACAGTTAGGACAGTCCCGGGGAGTGCTCAGGAGAAAGCCTTGGCGGGCGCAGACGCCAAGGTTTCCGGTGGAGCCGACGATCACAACTGGTCGGGCCTCGATGGGGTGACGCGGGTGAACTCGCTCGTTCAGCTTCCCAGGTTCTCCGAGGAGAAGGCGGTCAGTTGA